In Streptomyces sclerotialus, one genomic interval encodes:
- a CDS encoding ferredoxin, whose protein sequence is MPNPYIDIDTSVCIGAGQCALTAPDTFTQDDDGFSALVPRAADAPADPLVHEAARACPVGAITVKD, encoded by the coding sequence ATGCCGAACCCGTACATCGACATCGACACGAGCGTCTGCATCGGCGCGGGCCAGTGCGCCCTCACCGCGCCCGACACCTTCACGCAGGACGACGACGGCTTCAGCGCGCTGGTGCCGCGCGCCGCCGACGCGCCCGCCGACCCGCTCGTCCACGAGGCGGCCCGGGCCTGCCCGGTGGGCGCGATCACGGTGAAGGACTGA
- a CDS encoding S66 peptidase family protein — translation MTVRPAARPPRLRPGDRVAVVAPSGPVAPERLDAGLDILRGWDLDPVLSPHVGTGHPGLPHLAAPDECRARDLQDAWCDPGTAAVFAARGGYGAQRMVDLLDWAAVRAARPKPLIGFSDVTVVHEAFALRAGVATLHGPAVAGEVFLKDEPTREHLRRTLFTPGDTAVTTLAPGTARTLFPGRAHGVTFGGCLALLASEVGTPAARQDAAGGLLLLEDVGEQPYSVDRALTQLLRSGTLAGVAGVVLGSWARCGPYDRIRAVLADRLGGLGVPVVEEFGFGHGDSALTVPLGVPATLDADAGTLTFDVPPLL, via the coding sequence GTGACCGTGCGTCCCGCGGCCAGGCCGCCGCGGCTGCGCCCCGGGGACCGGGTGGCCGTGGTCGCGCCCAGCGGCCCGGTCGCCCCCGAGCGGCTGGACGCGGGTCTGGACATCCTGCGCGGCTGGGACCTCGACCCGGTCCTGTCGCCCCATGTGGGCACCGGCCACCCCGGGCTGCCTCACCTCGCGGCGCCGGACGAGTGCCGCGCCCGTGATCTCCAGGACGCCTGGTGCGACCCCGGGACGGCCGCGGTCTTCGCGGCGCGCGGCGGGTACGGCGCCCAGCGCATGGTCGACCTGCTGGACTGGGCGGCGGTCCGGGCGGCGCGGCCCAAGCCGCTGATCGGGTTCAGCGATGTGACGGTGGTGCACGAGGCGTTCGCGCTGCGCGCCGGGGTGGCGACGCTGCACGGCCCCGCGGTGGCTGGCGAGGTCTTCCTCAAGGACGAGCCGACCCGCGAGCACCTGCGGCGCACGCTCTTCACCCCCGGGGACACGGCCGTGACGACCCTGGCACCCGGCACGGCGCGCACGCTCTTCCCCGGGCGGGCGCACGGCGTCACCTTCGGTGGCTGCCTGGCGCTGCTGGCGAGCGAGGTGGGCACCCCGGCCGCCCGCCAGGACGCGGCCGGCGGCCTCCTGCTGCTGGAGGACGTGGGGGAGCAGCCGTACTCCGTCGACCGGGCGCTGACCCAGTTGCTGCGCTCCGGCACGCTGGCCGGCGTCGCCGGGGTCGTGCTCGGTTCCTGGGCGCGCTGCGGTCCGTACGACCGGATCCGCGCGGTGCTGGCGGACCGGCTGGGCGGGCTCGGGGTGCCGGTCGTCGAGGAGTTCGGGTTCGGGCACGGCGACTCGGCGCTCACGGTGCCGCTGGGCGTGCCGGCCACCCTGGACGCGGACGCGGGCACCCTGACGTTCGACGTGCCGCCGCTGCTCTGA
- a CDS encoding CocE/NonD family hydrolase codes for MYRAVSRPVLRTSLALLAAVSLAAPLALAGPAAAADPFDVTAVKLTVRAGDRDCTVDADLYRPAGVDAAHPAPAILTTNGFGGNKVDGSTAATARAFAARGYVALSYSGLGFGKSGCPISLDDPTIDGKAAGRLIDFLAGTRTADDGTRVDYVTKEGADGTKATDPRVGMIGGSYGGAIQMATAAVDDRVDALVPMITWNDLAYALDPNNADQPAGSVSNDVPGVYKKQWTNGFFLIGEAQGLLNPSLDPSRLGGAGCLHFVAKACETKRLLDSGRYPADRTKRMLDYARSVSPVSYLKDVKAPTLLVQGQADSLFNLNEAAATYRTLKAQGTETKMIWQSWGHSGGMTDPASGELNLAEGNLETSYVGQRILAWFDRYLQHRKGIDTGPAFAYYRDWMPAGQTYGTSAAFPASGDSWKLYLSGDGKLVDDRAKVARGSREYRNRLLPTSHSESQLAGLLGLPDPAPYDIRGTYLDWTSEPVEGGPVDVVGAPKATLEVVSPRTEKVQDSGDAADKLVLFAKLYDVAPDGSKTLVHRLVAPARVPDVTRPFTVELPAVVHRYQPGHRLRFVIAASDTAYYGNRGVKPVTVVSAPDDTGTVELPLAGR; via the coding sequence GTGTACCGAGCAGTGTCCCGCCCCGTTCTGCGTACATCACTCGCCCTGTTGGCCGCGGTCTCCCTGGCGGCCCCGCTCGCGCTCGCCGGCCCGGCAGCGGCCGCCGACCCCTTCGACGTCACCGCCGTGAAGCTGACCGTGCGGGCCGGTGACCGCGACTGCACGGTCGACGCCGACCTGTACCGTCCGGCAGGCGTCGACGCGGCGCACCCAGCCCCCGCGATCCTGACCACCAACGGCTTCGGCGGCAACAAGGTGGACGGCTCGACCGCCGCCACGGCCCGGGCGTTCGCCGCCCGCGGCTACGTCGCGCTCTCCTACTCGGGCCTCGGCTTCGGGAAGTCCGGCTGCCCGATCTCGCTCGACGACCCGACGATCGACGGCAAGGCCGCCGGCCGGCTCATCGACTTCCTCGCCGGCACCCGCACCGCCGACGACGGCACCCGCGTCGACTACGTCACCAAAGAAGGCGCGGACGGGACGAAGGCCACCGACCCGCGCGTCGGAATGATCGGCGGCTCGTACGGCGGCGCCATCCAGATGGCCACCGCGGCCGTCGACGACCGCGTGGACGCGCTCGTGCCGATGATCACCTGGAACGACCTGGCGTACGCGCTGGACCCCAACAACGCCGACCAGCCCGCGGGCAGCGTCAGCAACGACGTCCCCGGTGTCTACAAGAAGCAGTGGACGAACGGCTTCTTCCTGATCGGCGAGGCGCAGGGGCTGCTCAATCCGAGCCTGGACCCGTCCCGGCTCGGCGGCGCCGGCTGTCTGCACTTCGTCGCGAAGGCCTGCGAGACCAAGCGCCTGCTGGACTCGGGGCGTTACCCCGCCGACAGGACGAAGCGGATGCTCGACTACGCGCGCAGCGTCAGCCCGGTCTCGTACCTGAAGGACGTGAAGGCGCCGACCCTGCTGGTGCAGGGCCAGGCGGACAGCCTGTTCAACCTCAACGAGGCGGCGGCCACGTACCGGACGCTGAAGGCGCAGGGCACCGAGACCAAGATGATCTGGCAGTCCTGGGGTCACAGCGGCGGCATGACCGACCCGGCGTCCGGCGAACTGAACCTCGCCGAGGGCAATCTGGAGACGAGCTACGTCGGGCAGCGCATCCTCGCCTGGTTCGACCGCTACCTCCAGCACAGGAAGGGCATCGACACGGGGCCCGCGTTCGCCTACTACCGCGACTGGATGCCCGCCGGGCAGACGTACGGCACGTCGGCCGCCTTCCCCGCGAGCGGCGACTCCTGGAAGCTGTACCTGTCCGGCGACGGCAAGCTCGTCGACGACCGTGCGAAGGTGGCGCGCGGCAGCCGTGAGTACCGCAACCGGCTGCTGCCCACCAGTCATTCGGAGAGCCAGCTCGCGGGTCTCCTCGGTCTGCCGGACCCCGCTCCGTACGACATCAGGGGCACGTACCTGGACTGGACCTCGGAGCCGGTCGAGGGCGGGCCCGTCGACGTGGTGGGCGCCCCGAAGGCCACCCTCGAGGTCGTCTCACCGCGTACGGAGAAGGTGCAGGACTCCGGTGACGCCGCCGACAAGCTGGTCCTCTTCGCCAAGCTGTACGACGTCGCGCCGGACGGGTCCAAGACGCTGGTGCACCGGCTGGTGGCGCCCGCGCGGGTGCCGGACGTGACCCGTCCCTTCACCGTCGAGCTGCCGGCCGTCGTGCACCGCTACCAGCCCGGCCACCGCCTGCGGTTCGTCATCGCGGCGAGCGACACGGCGTACTACGGCAACCGGGGCGTCAAGCCGGTGACCGTCGTCAGCGCGCCGGACGACACGGGCACGGTCGAACTCCCGCTGGCGGGGCGGTAG